In one window of Helianthus annuus cultivar XRQ/B chromosome 17, HanXRQr2.0-SUNRISE, whole genome shotgun sequence DNA:
- the LOC110925496 gene encoding transcription factor MYB74, translating to MDSRKVHGRKKKMPNSWSIFEFMDRETGEHSPQTPGLDWFLLIKKPLIVTGLQRCGKSCRLRWTNYLRPDIKRGRFSYEEEETIIQLHSVLGNKWSAIAARLPGRTDNEIKNYWNTHIRKRLLKSGIDPVTHSPRLDHLDLSSILNSAQLSLSNLLNFQTLLNPEILKLATLLASSSSNQENLMNHMDQALTNHQLPSCTSMPTSSQYLSPNMYGQIVDETLMPPCLPNNHGMLPSQNFNFDSALSTPMSSPTPLNSSSTLVNSSSTEDDRETYCSMFKFEIPESFEFDDIM from the exons ATGGACTCAAGAAAGGTCCATGGACGCAAGAAGAAGATGCCAAACTCATGGAGTATATTCGAATTCATGGACCGGGAAACTGGCGAACACTCCCCACAAACGCCG GGCTTGGATTGGTTTTTGCTAATAAAGAAACCGTTAATCGTCACAGGCCTTCAACGATGCGGAAAAAGTTGTCGGTTGAGGTGGACAAACTACTTGAGGCCTGATATCAAGAGAGGAAGATTCTCGTATGAAGAAGAGGAAACTATCATTCAACTCCATAGTGTGTTGGGAAATAA GTGGTCAGCAATCGCAGCTCGATTGCCTGGAAGAACTGACAACGAAATCAAGAACTACTGGAATACGCACATTCGGAAAAGGCTACTCAAAAGCGGTATTGATCCAGTGACTCATAGTCCTAGGCTTGATCACTTGGACCTCTCTTCTATACTCAACTCAGCTCAACTCAGCCTCTCAAACCTTTTGAACTTCCAAACACTTTTAAATCCCGAAATATTAAAGCTTGCCACTCTTCTAGCATCTTCATCATCAAATCAAGAAAACCTAATGAATCATATGGACCAAGCCCTAACCAATCATCAGCTTCCAAGCTGCACCTCAATGCCCACAAGCAGTCAATATCTTTCTCCAAACATGTACGGACAAATTGTTGATGAAACCCTGATGCCGCCATGCCTACCCAATAATCATGGGATGCTACCAAGCCAGAATTTCAACTTTGATTCAGCGTTATCAACGCCGATGTCAAGTCCTACGCCGCTAAACTCATCATCGACACTAGTCAACAGCAGTAGCACTGAGGATGACAGAGAAACGTATTGCAGTATGTTTAAGTTTGAGATTCCAGAGAGCTTTGAGTTTGATGATATCATGTGA